One genomic segment of Caloranaerobacter ferrireducens includes these proteins:
- a CDS encoding ParM/StbA family protein — MIIGVDNGYTYTKNSKGVIFPSKVRTGESIDINNVLEVEIEGKRYIVGEKESNYTVDINKVDDEKTKVCILTSIALSMDNDYEEVKVITGLPPGHYSKQKIQLRKMLLNSGATKIIINGKKKHLKIVDADVFVQGAGPVFLQPNKYRYAKVLVIDIGGLTVDVCYFENMKLVKYRTYEKGMLKLYSQMISEINTYLELSLDISDGERILNEGIKIYGKQQDLRFLNPIIDGYIESFMTDIKLDFSIKTMDYILLIGGGSQGLYHRLNIPNAEILPDGQFTNAVCYEQIGRVRFGV; from the coding sequence ATGATTATAGGAGTAGACAATGGTTACACTTACACAAAGAATAGCAAGGGAGTTATATTCCCTTCGAAAGTACGAACAGGAGAAAGCATTGACATTAACAATGTACTAGAAGTAGAGATAGAAGGAAAGAGATACATTGTAGGAGAAAAAGAAAGCAATTATACAGTTGATATTAATAAAGTTGATGATGAAAAAACAAAAGTATGTATTTTAACTAGCATAGCTTTAAGTATGGATAATGATTATGAAGAGGTAAAAGTTATTACAGGATTACCACCAGGACACTATTCAAAACAGAAAATACAATTAAGAAAAATGCTTTTAAATAGTGGAGCAACTAAGATTATTATAAATGGCAAAAAGAAACATCTTAAAATAGTTGATGCTGATGTATTCGTTCAAGGAGCTGGTCCTGTATTCTTGCAGCCAAATAAATATAGATATGCAAAGGTACTTGTAATAGACATTGGAGGCTTAACTGTAGATGTATGTTACTTTGAAAATATGAAGCTGGTAAAATACAGAACATACGAAAAAGGTATGTTAAAACTATATAGTCAAATGATAAGTGAAATTAATACTTATTTGGAATTATCTCTAGATATATCTGATGGAGAAAGAATTTTAAATGAAGGCATTAAAATATATGGGAAACAACAAGACTTAAGGTTTTTAAATCCAATTATAGATGGATATATAGAAAGTTTTATGACTGATATTAAGTTAGATTTTTCTATTAAGACAATGGATTATATTTTGCTTATTGGAGGTGGCAGTCAGGGGTTGTATCATAGATTAAACATACCTAATGCAGAAATATTACCAGATGGGCAATTTACTAATGCAGTATGCTATGAACAAATTGGAAGGGTGAGATTTGGTGTCTAG
- a CDS encoding helix-turn-helix transcriptional regulator — MGVKNRLKEIRLKEYMIDSKTEFAKKLNINVHTYIKWENGDSVPVLEKALEVAKQLNKRVDDIWYLE, encoded by the coding sequence ATGGGGGTAAAAAATAGATTGAAGGAAATCAGATTAAAAGAATACATGATAGACAGTAAAACAGAATTTGCAAAGAAGCTAAACATTAATGTGCATACATATATTAAATGGGAAAATGGTGATAGTGTACCAGTTTTAGAAAAAGCTCTGGAGGTTGCAAAACAACTTAATAAAAGAGTAGACGATATATGGTATCTGGAATAG
- a CDS encoding N-acetylmuramoyl-L-alanine amidase family protein has product MKTLIIDAGHGGSDTGASAFGYLEKDLNLVIAKRVRELLKEFEPDMTRTTDITLEPGSRTNKIKDKYKYCLSIHLNAYNSSASGIEAIHSIYSEKGKQLAEIIAKKLNEKLGLSIRRVFSRKGKRGDYYYMHRLTGSTTTVIVEGLFLDKDIEYLNVEKIAQGIADGFKEFMKGKKKEVSKESKIEENL; this is encoded by the coding sequence ATGAAAACTTTGATTATAGATGCTGGACATGGAGGCTCTGATACTGGAGCCTCCGCTTTTGGTTATTTAGAAAAAGATTTAAACTTGGTTATAGCTAAAAGAGTGAGAGAACTTTTAAAAGAATTTGAGCCAGACATGACAAGAACTACTGATATAACATTAGAACCTGGGTCAAGAACTAATAAAATAAAAGATAAGTATAAATATTGCTTATCAATACATTTAAATGCTTATAATAGTTCAGCGAGTGGAATTGAAGCAATACATTCGATATATTCAGAGAAAGGCAAACAATTAGCAGAGATAATAGCAAAAAAACTCAATGAAAAATTAGGTCTATCTATTAGAAGAGTGTTCAGCAGAAAAGGTAAGCGAGGAGATTACTACTATATGCATAGGCTTACAGGAAGTACAACAACAGTAATAGTAGAAGGACTATTTCTAGACAAAGACATAGAATACTTAAATGTAGAAAAAATAGCTCAAGGTATTGCTGATGGATTTAAAGAATTTATGAAAGGTAAGAAGAAAGAAGTATCGAAAGAATCTAAAATCGAAGAAAATCTGTAG
- a CDS encoding phage holin family protein, with protein MNIKVIFNGIVASLGTGITYLIGGWDAALKILAIFIVVDYVTGLMKAIYKKEVASDIGWRGLLKKASIFIVVIVAYQLDVAIANETPLFRTMSCYFYIANEGISITENIAILGVPLPGFILKVLKNIKEQNDNPEVVNK; from the coding sequence ATGAATATTAAAGTAATATTTAATGGTATAGTGGCATCCTTGGGTACTGGCATAACATATTTAATAGGAGGGTGGGATGCCGCTTTGAAAATCTTAGCTATATTTATTGTTGTTGATTATGTGACAGGATTAATGAAAGCTATATACAAAAAAGAAGTAGCAAGCGATATTGGTTGGAGAGGATTATTAAAAAAGGCATCTATTTTTATAGTTGTCATTGTAGCTTATCAGCTAGATGTTGCTATAGCGAATGAAACACCTTTATTTAGAACTATGTCATGCTATTTCTACATAGCAAATGAAGGTATCAGCATTACAGAAAATATTGCAATATTAGGTGTCCCATTACCTGGTTTTATACTAAAAGTTCTTAAAAACATTAAAGAACAAAACGATAATCCAGAGGTGGTTAATAAATGA
- a CDS encoding H-type lectin domain-containing protein, with product MAYTKTNWQDGVTPLSAANMNKIEDELEYLDNSVNEPLYQTITSDGESVISLPSSTEDKGQVSVGLFGNTATNIVQNGNFVDTTGWTALAGGSISAQNNTLSITGNGTSTNTIIQHITNTNWQDNKKIYTRLKVRVTNPDAQYITLEVRHSDGNVATYTINTPVQDQWYYFNEITTNTTNTGNVEIRIYAHYIDAATANGKTMEVQEVFALDLTAEGLEDKTADEINSTFPYWFDGTKSTVSTKIKVIGKNLVRNGNCEEGLNGWENGSAELTLENGYFKVTADTIGYEYVKSEVIKVKKNTTHKLSAKAKSDGNSNCYIRVMDKDLTVNLGSSSGSDLNTSEHTIEANVNTGDYDEIRVLLYALNGIGSTWYKEIQLEEGTQLTTYKEYKESIRYINLPSGVDGLNSLLNGTKDEVTDDGRLIKKCSNKVILDGSRNWGDGSDLGTVYRFSLASSEYGTNITNGGRLVIDNKEYVYDENYTSDTEHFYISPTSQSLVLFINKTIIDAETGATVIDKLKNYLNSHNGTLIYQLATPVEYSLNVTPLTAYENGTVYFEKAIPEVSFYDSVNGCQVSDTKYPIASIDFIHKVNPADGSYIALDVSQAVIAQDGLSFTHPDLQDGDLVDWDYFYAEELSTYPSAEITVATNHKAQTNSNTDAINQLSKNVQNIDDRVKANSQSIEELEQPTTLLEKIKTVDGAGSGLDTELFNGQDSSYYAKNIQGGRAEYIGTGIGHTFSITFSPAFSSTPKIFVTPEYFKRNSVNKSQITVRAYNITTTGMDVYVEEIATGTQSSSDNIECAINWGAFE from the coding sequence ATGGCTTACACAAAAACCAACTGGCAAGATGGCGTAACACCGCTTTCGGCAGCAAACATGAATAAAATAGAAGACGAGCTTGAGTACTTAGACAATTCGGTCAACGAACCTTTGTATCAAACTATTACATCAGACGGAGAAAGCGTAATATCATTACCAAGTTCGACCGAGGATAAAGGGCAAGTTAGCGTTGGATTATTTGGTAACACAGCAACAAATATAGTTCAAAATGGTAATTTTGTAGATACAACTGGGTGGACTGCTTTAGCAGGTGGTTCAATTTCAGCACAAAATAATACATTATCAATCACAGGTAATGGTACAAGTACCAATACAATAATACAACATATAACAAATACAAATTGGCAAGATAATAAAAAAATATATACCCGTTTAAAAGTTAGAGTAACAAATCCAGACGCACAATATATTACACTTGAAGTTCGTCATTCAGATGGGAATGTTGCTACTTATACAATTAACACACCTGTTCAAGACCAGTGGTACTACTTCAATGAAATTACTACAAATACTACAAATACAGGAAATGTTGAAATAAGAATTTATGCACACTATATTGACGCAGCAACAGCAAATGGTAAAACTATGGAAGTACAAGAAGTATTCGCACTTGACCTAACAGCAGAAGGACTTGAGGACAAAACAGCAGATGAAATAAATTCTACGTTCCCATACTGGTTTGATGGCACTAAATCTACAGTTAGCACAAAAATAAAAGTTATTGGTAAAAATCTAGTTAGAAATGGTAATTGTGAAGAAGGATTAAATGGTTGGGAAAATGGAAGTGCTGAATTAACTTTAGAAAATGGTTATTTTAAAGTGACAGCAGATACTATTGGTTATGAATATGTAAAAAGTGAAGTAATAAAGGTTAAAAAGAATACAACACATAAATTAAGTGCAAAAGCAAAATCTGATGGAAATTCAAATTGTTATATAAGAGTAATGGATAAAGATTTAACAGTTAATTTAGGTTCATCTAGTGGTTCTGATTTGAATACTTCAGAACATACTATTGAAGCTAATGTAAATACAGGTGATTATGACGAAATACGAGTTTTGTTATATGCTCTAAATGGTATTGGTTCAACATGGTACAAAGAAATCCAACTTGAAGAAGGCACTCAATTAACAACATACAAAGAATACAAAGAAAGCATAAGATATATCAATCTGCCAAGCGGCGTTGATGGACTCAATAGTTTGCTTAATGGCACTAAAGACGAAGTTACTGATGATGGAAGATTGATAAAGAAATGTAGCAACAAAGTAATATTAGATGGTAGTAGAAATTGGGGTGATGGTTCAGATTTAGGAACTGTTTATAGATTTAGTCTTGCTTCTAGTGAATATGGTACTAATATAACAAACGGTGGTAGATTAGTGATAGATAATAAAGAATATGTATATGATGAAAATTATACTAGCGATACAGAACATTTTTACATTAGTCCTACTAGTCAAAGTTTAGTTTTATTTATTAACAAAACAATTATAGATGCTGAAACAGGGGCAACAGTAATAGATAAACTTAAAAATTATCTTAATTCTCATAATGGTACGCTAATTTATCAATTAGCAACTCCTGTAGAATATAGTCTAAATGTTACGCCTTTAACAGCATACGAGAACGGAACAGTATATTTTGAAAAAGCAATACCTGAAGTAAGTTTTTATGATAGCGTAAATGGTTGTCAAGTATCAGATACAAAATATCCTATAGCAAGTATAGACTTTATACACAAAGTAAATCCAGCAGATGGAAGTTATATTGCATTAGATGTATCTCAAGCTGTTATAGCACAAGATGGATTATCATTCACACATCCTGATTTACAAGATGGCGACCTTGTAGATTGGGATTATTTTTATGCAGAGGAATTGTCGACTTATCCTTCTGCTGAAATAACTGTTGCAACAAACCACAAAGCACAAACAAACTCAAATACAGATGCAATAAATCAACTAAGCAAGAATGTGCAAAATATTGACGATAGAGTAAAAGCTAATAGTCAGAGTATAGAAGAATTAGAACAGCCTACAACTCTTCTTGAAAAAATTAAAACAGTAGATGGAGCAGGAAGTGGTTTAGACACAGAATTATTTAATGGACAAGACAGTTCTTATTATGCAAAAAATATCCAAGGTGGAAGAGCAGAATATATAGGAACTGGTATTGGACATACTTTTTCAATAACATTTAGTCCTGCTTTTAGCTCTACTCCAAAGATATTTGTTACTCCAGAATATTTTAAGAGAAATAGCGTTAACAAAAGTCAAATAACAGTTAGAGCATACAATATTACAACTACAGGAATGGATGTATATGTTGAAGAGATTGCAACAGGCACACAAAGTAGTAGCGATAATATAGAATGTGCTATAAACTGGGGGGCGTTCGAATGA
- a CDS encoding phage tail tape measure protein, which translates to MALVVKIGANLRDFERKIKKATKDIRYVSNKLNDVGKSLTTKVTLPIMGVGVAAAKIGMDFDSAMSKVRAISGATGEEFEKLKEKAKEMGATTKFSASESAEAMKYMAMAGWDTTQILEGLDGVMMLAAASGEDLATVSDIVTDALTAFGMKASQANQFADLLAKTSSSANTNVSMLGESFKYVAPLFGSLGYSAEDAALALGLMANAGIKASQAGTTLRGAISRMLDPSKESAKLIEQLGLTFTDSAGNMLPFKDIMDQLREKFANLTEEQKAQYASTIFGKEAMSGMLAIINASQEDYQKLTEATRNYNGAAKEMSDIMQDNLQGQMTKLKSALEGAALSIYEVLKPSIEAIIAKIQEWTDWFNNLDKGTQEMIVKIGLLVAAIGPVLIIVGKAIALFGKLKAILTLLGATIGGLSAPVLITIGVIAGLIAIGVALYKNWDTVKAKILDVWNSIVTGIKGAINKIIGAINGMIRGMNRIKFSIPKWVPVIGGKSWGFNIPQIPMLEEGGIVTKPTLAMIGEGGEHEAVIPLSKLDRYNNRGNIIQVILDGKVIQEYVDNGLGGRVLTMAGV; encoded by the coding sequence TTGGCATTAGTAGTAAAAATAGGAGCAAATTTAAGAGATTTTGAAAGAAAAATTAAAAAAGCAACAAAGGATATCAGATATGTAAGCAATAAATTAAATGATGTTGGTAAGAGTTTAACTACAAAAGTGACATTACCAATAATGGGTGTTGGCGTTGCAGCAGCTAAAATTGGAATGGATTTTGATTCTGCTATGTCAAAAGTAAGAGCTATTTCAGGTGCAACAGGAGAAGAGTTTGAAAAGTTAAAAGAAAAAGCTAAAGAAATGGGTGCAACAACAAAGTTTAGTGCTTCTGAAAGTGCTGAAGCCATGAAATATATGGCTATGGCTGGTTGGGATACTACTCAAATACTTGAAGGTTTAGATGGTGTAATGATGCTTGCAGCAGCAAGTGGAGAAGATTTAGCAACTGTATCAGATATAGTAACAGATGCACTTACAGCTTTTGGCATGAAAGCAAGTCAAGCTAATCAATTTGCTGACCTTTTGGCAAAGACATCATCTAGTGCAAACACAAATGTATCAATGCTTGGTGAATCTTTTAAATATGTAGCTCCTTTATTCGGCTCATTAGGTTATAGTGCGGAAGATGCAGCTTTAGCATTAGGACTCATGGCTAATGCAGGAATTAAAGCAAGTCAAGCAGGTACAACATTAAGAGGAGCCATTTCACGTATGCTTGACCCTTCAAAAGAATCAGCAAAATTAATAGAGCAATTAGGATTGACATTTACAGACAGCGCAGGTAATATGCTTCCATTTAAAGATATAATGGACCAATTAAGAGAAAAATTTGCTAACCTAACAGAAGAGCAAAAAGCTCAATACGCTTCAACTATATTTGGTAAAGAAGCTATGAGTGGTATGCTTGCTATAATTAATGCAAGCCAAGAGGATTATCAAAAACTAACAGAGGCAACTAGAAATTATAACGGTGCAGCAAAAGAAATGTCAGATATTATGCAAGATAACTTACAAGGTCAAATGACAAAGCTTAAAAGCGCATTAGAAGGTGCTGCTTTATCAATATATGAGGTACTCAAGCCTTCTATTGAAGCAATAATAGCAAAAATTCAGGAATGGACAGATTGGTTTAATAATTTAGATAAAGGTACACAAGAAATGATAGTAAAAATAGGTCTTTTAGTTGCAGCTATTGGACCTGTGTTGATTATAGTAGGTAAAGCAATAGCTCTATTTGGAAAATTAAAGGCTATTTTAACACTTCTAGGAGCCACTATAGGAGGATTATCTGCTCCAGTTTTAATAACAATAGGCGTTATTGCTGGATTAATTGCAATAGGCGTAGCTTTATATAAAAATTGGGATACTGTAAAAGCGAAAATATTAGATGTTTGGAACAGTATAGTAACAGGAATAAAAGGAGCTATAAACAAGATAATAGGTGCTATTAATGGCATGATTAGAGGAATGAATAGAATTAAATTTTCAATACCTAAATGGGTTCCAGTTATAGGTGGCAAAAGTTGGGGATTTAACATACCACAAATTCCAATGCTTGAGGAAGGTGGAATAGTAACTAAACCTACTCTTGCAATGATAGGTGAAGGTGGAGAACATGAAGCAGTTATTCCACTATCTAAATTAGATAGGTATAACAATAGAGGAAACATTATTCAAGTAATACTAGATGGAAAAGTAATTCAAGAATACGTTGACAACGGACTTGGTGGCAGAGTTCTAACAATGGCAGGTGTTTAG
- a CDS encoding phage major tail protein, TP901-1 family translates to MAKGVDFVIKIEDSGNPGTYILLGGQRGATLNRSTETIDVTTKDSNGWRESEASIKEWSIEADGLLIESDTAYSQLETAYMNGTKVKVELNTAGGSKYTGDAIITDFPIEMPYDDAATYSVTLQGTGPLTKA, encoded by the coding sequence GTGGCTAAAGGTGTAGATTTTGTAATCAAGATAGAGGATAGTGGTAATCCTGGTACTTATATTCTTCTGGGAGGACAAAGAGGTGCAACTCTTAACAGAAGTACTGAAACAATTGATGTTACAACTAAAGACAGTAACGGATGGCGAGAAAGTGAAGCTTCAATAAAAGAATGGTCAATCGAAGCAGATGGGCTTTTAATTGAATCTGATACTGCATATAGTCAACTAGAAACTGCATACATGAATGGAACTAAAGTTAAAGTTGAGCTTAATACTGCTGGTGGAAGCAAATATACTGGAGATGCAATAATTACAGATTTCCCAATAGAAATGCCATATGATGATGCAGCAACTTACTCAGTTACTTTACAAGGTACAGGTCCATTAACAAAAGCATAA
- a CDS encoding DUF3168 domain-containing protein, giving the protein MSAILKVQKALYDKLSTYTPLTSKVEGVFDYVTENQKMPYVALGEIIATQYGTKITKGEEIVQTLYIFSEAKGKKETEEIINEIDNALGEDLIIEGHESHLQVIDSIEIFNEGTYIQGVLKLRIKVMEV; this is encoded by the coding sequence GTGAGTGCAATATTAAAAGTGCAAAAAGCTTTATATGATAAATTATCTACTTATACACCTTTGACAAGTAAAGTTGAAGGTGTTTTTGATTATGTTACTGAAAATCAAAAAATGCCATATGTAGCACTTGGCGAAATAATAGCTACACAATATGGTACTAAAATTACAAAAGGAGAAGAAATAGTACAAACACTATACATTTTCAGTGAAGCAAAAGGAAAAAAGGAAACAGAAGAAATTATTAATGAGATTGATAATGCTTTAGGTGAAGATTTGATAATCGAAGGGCATGAAAGCCATTTACAAGTTATAGACAGTATTGAAATTTTTAACGAAGGAACATATATACAAGGAGTCTTAAAGTTAAGAATAAAGGTCATGGAGGTGTAG
- a CDS encoding phage head closure protein — MNVGLLRDRVTIQNYVRIPDGYGGYTETWQDVATVWANIKPLRGREFFQAQQIQSEVTHKITIRYTDAVNITSRIKYKNKTFEIKSIIDIDNRHRFLEIMCIGSD, encoded by the coding sequence ATGAATGTAGGATTATTAAGGGATAGAGTAACAATACAAAATTATGTTAGAATTCCAGATGGATACGGTGGTTATACTGAAACTTGGCAAGATGTCGCTACGGTATGGGCTAATATTAAGCCTTTAAGGGGTAGAGAGTTTTTTCAAGCACAGCAAATTCAAAGCGAAGTAACTCACAAAATCACTATTCGTTATACAGATGCAGTTAATATAACTAGCAGAATAAAGTACAAAAACAAAACTTTTGAAATCAAGAGCATTATCGACATAGACAATAGGCACAGATTCTTAGAAATTATGTGCATTGGAAGTGATTAA
- a CDS encoding head-tail connector protein — translation MLTLDEVKEFLRIDINFTDEDTLLNALIQASEGYIYNATGLNSTDITDTNQIELYKLAQKLLITHWYENREVVGKADKLAFSLDSILTQIQYII, via the coding sequence ATGTTGACCCTTGATGAAGTAAAAGAATTTTTAAGAATAGATATTAACTTCACAGATGAAGATACTTTATTAAATGCATTGATACAAGCAAGTGAAGGTTATATTTATAATGCTACAGGTTTAAATAGTACAGATATAACTGATACAAACCAAATTGAGCTTTATAAATTAGCTCAAAAACTGCTTATAACTCACTGGTATGAAAATAGGGAAGTAGTAGGAAAAGCAGATAAATTAGCTTTTTCATTAGACAGTATTTTAACCCAAATACAATATATAATTTAG
- a CDS encoding phage major capsid protein gives MNKKIREMLDKLEEMKTEVRSLMNEDKVEEAEKKMEEVRALQKKIELEKQLLEEEKREIPEVDEVKEEREEQNQEEEYRNVFYKFIRGTEITPEEKRVLSVGTAASGGYTVPQSFQKKLIQKLEELNIMRKLANVIRTDSDTDIPIVVSHGSAAWTAEGAAYNESDETFGQITIKAYKLTRIIKVTEELLNDSAFDLENYLVNEFARSIAKAEESAFINGDGTDKPEGVFVGADVGVTAASSSAITADEIIDLYYALPRAYRDKAVWIMNDATAKAIRKLKDSNGDYLWEKGFGSEPNTILGRPVYTSEFAPTFGVNAKVIAFGDMSYYTIADRQTRSFQRLNELYAANGQVGFRVYERVDGKLTLSEAVKVLQMAAV, from the coding sequence ATGAACAAGAAAATTAGAGAAATGCTTGATAAATTAGAAGAAATGAAAACAGAAGTAAGAAGTCTTATGAACGAAGATAAGGTTGAAGAAGCTGAAAAGAAAATGGAAGAAGTGAGAGCATTGCAAAAGAAAATTGAACTTGAAAAGCAGTTATTAGAGGAAGAAAAAAGAGAAATTCCAGAAGTTGATGAAGTAAAAGAAGAAAGAGAAGAACAAAACCAAGAAGAGGAATATAGAAATGTATTCTATAAATTCATTAGAGGAACAGAAATAACTCCTGAAGAGAAAAGGGTACTAAGTGTAGGAACAGCAGCATCAGGTGGATACACAGTACCTCAATCATTCCAGAAGAAATTGATTCAGAAATTAGAAGAACTAAACATAATGAGAAAACTTGCGAATGTAATCAGAACTGATTCTGATACAGACATTCCAATAGTTGTTTCTCATGGTTCAGCAGCATGGACAGCTGAAGGCGCTGCTTACAATGAATCTGATGAAACATTTGGACAAATTACTATTAAAGCTTATAAACTTACTAGGATCATTAAAGTTACAGAAGAATTGCTTAACGATTCAGCTTTTGATTTAGAAAATTATTTAGTAAATGAGTTTGCAAGAAGTATAGCAAAAGCAGAAGAATCAGCTTTTATAAATGGTGATGGTACTGATAAACCAGAAGGTGTATTTGTAGGAGCAGATGTTGGAGTAACTGCAGCTAGTTCAAGTGCAATTACTGCAGATGAAATAATTGACTTATATTATGCATTACCAAGAGCATATAGAGATAAAGCAGTATGGATTATGAATGACGCTACTGCAAAAGCTATCAGAAAGCTTAAAGATTCTAATGGCGACTACTTATGGGAAAAAGGATTCGGTTCAGAGCCAAATACAATACTTGGTAGACCTGTTTATACATCAGAGTTTGCTCCTACATTCGGTGTAAATGCTAAAGTTATAGCTTTCGGAGATATGTCATACTATACAATAGCTGATAGACAAACTAGAAGTTTCCAAAGATTAAACGAGCTATATGCAGCAAATGGACAAGTAGGTTTCAGAGTTTATGAAAGAGTAGATGGAAAATTAACATTATCAGAAGCCGTAAAAGTATTACAAATGGCAGCAGTATAA
- a CDS encoding HK97 family phage prohead protease → MEKKEIRSFIIDKLEIRKSDDNNSMTVAGYVTKFNTRSKLIWGEFYEKVAKGAFARSLEENIIKALWNHRSDFVLGSTKNGTLRLKEDDVGLYFELDLPNSTWGKDAYESIKRGDVDGVSFGFYVRKDKWEYIKEEDVYERTLLDVDLFEISPTPFPAYPESEVAKRSLEEFKKEIKNEKDLDLRKRKLSLELELI, encoded by the coding sequence GTGGAGAAAAAGGAAATTAGAAGTTTTATTATCGATAAATTAGAAATAAGAAAAAGTGATGATAATAATTCAATGACTGTAGCTGGATATGTAACAAAATTTAATACTAGAAGCAAGCTTATCTGGGGAGAATTTTACGAAAAGGTTGCAAAAGGTGCTTTTGCTAGGTCTTTGGAAGAAAATATTATAAAAGCACTTTGGAATCATAGAAGCGACTTTGTTTTAGGATCAACTAAAAATGGGACTCTAAGGCTTAAAGAGGATGATGTGGGCTTGTATTTTGAATTGGACCTACCAAATAGCACTTGGGGTAAAGATGCTTATGAAAGCATAAAACGTGGAGATGTTGATGGAGTGTCATTTGGCTTCTATGTGAGAAAAGACAAATGGGAATATATCAAAGAAGAAGATGTATATGAAAGGACACTTCTTGATGTAGATTTATTTGAAATAAGTCCAACACCTTTCCCTGCTTATCCTGAAAGTGAGGTTGCAAAAAGGTCTTTAGAAGAATTTAAGAAAGAAATTAAAAATGAAAAGGACCTTGATTTAAGAAAAAGAAAATTAAGTCTTGAATTAGAGCTTATTTAA